The Candidatus Methylomirabilota bacterium genomic interval CCAGGGATTCCGGTACTGCTTCGCACGATCGAGAATAAGCGGCTCACCCGAGAGGACTTAACTAAGCTGACGGACTATATCAACCAGCGCCTCGGAAAGCCCCAACGGTGAAGATCGAAGACGTTCCCGCCTACTCCATTCCCAGACTAGAACAGATTGCCAAACTCCTCTTGGAAGAACGCTGGCTTGGGCTAACAATCCCAATTGATATCGACTATATCGTGGAGCAGGAACCGGACACGATCCTTGACTACCTGCCCGGATTACGAACGGTTCACGGCGTCGCGGGCGCGGTGATCAGCCACCCCCAAGAGGCCCGCTTCACCATCCTGGTCGATAGGGAGGTTGCGGATGGCAATCTTTCTTTCTATCGCTTCACAGTCGCTGAAGAGTTTGCTCACCTCAAGCTCCATCGGAAACTGCTGGCGACGGTGACATCAGTGGAAGAGGTCATCCAGCTTCATGAATCGGAGCGATACCACGAAATTGATCGAAACGCGAAGTGGCTTGCGTCGGCGTTACTGATTCCTCCCGGGCCTGGGCTTGAGGATGCTCACCGACTGTATCCTGAGATGGTTCGCCGCGTGGGGTTTACGAACCCCGAAGCGGTCAAAGCCTACGTCGTAGATCGACTGAGCCGGAAGTATCTCGTGTCCCCTCAGGTCATGCGTATCCGATTGCAGTGTTGGCCTGTCGATGCGTTGAAGAAGATCGACACCGCCGTGAGGGAGGAGTTGGACTTCCTGGAGTGAGGTTGTCATAAGCCGACACAGAGGAACGGACGATACCCCCCGAACTGTGAGGCCGGTGGTAGCGGCACGATAAGGAATGAAGGAATAGGAGATCTGGAGCCAGACGGGAGGAAGGCGATCGTGTTGATCTCAAGGAGCGTGAGGAAGATATTGAATATGGGATCTTCCGGAAATTGTGCTATTCGCTGAACTTCCCCTCCACGACCTACCGAATTACCATGGCGCCGAGAGGCGATCGACGACATCCCGCCGCGCAAGCACACGCGAGCACAATTCCCAGCGGTCCTTGTCCGGGTCGATGGTTTCCTGGTATCGCATCTCGAAGACGTCGCGCGCTTGCTGCCGAAGATGGATGTACTCGTCCATCATGGCTTCCAGATCCTCCACGTTCTCGATCCATTCGTCTTCGATCGTATCCGGCAGGCCGCCGAAGATATCGTACCGGTCCTTCATACGGCGCGATATAACTTGATAGACCTTTTCGTCCTGGGTTTCGTGATAGACGAGGTTGAGCATATCCACGGTCCGCCGTGCCTGTCCGAGTCGTTTGATCCGGCCAAGCCGCTGCTCAAGCCGTGACGGATTCCACGGCAGATCGACGTTGATGAGCGTACCGAGGGTCTGCAGGTTCAACCCCTCACATCCGGCATCGGTGGCGACAAGAAGGCGAACCTCACGCTTCTTGACGGCAGCCTTGATGTCCTCACGCTCGACCGAGGCGAAGTCCTCACCGCGGAAGAGACCGCTCTTGCCCGCGCCCGCATAGACGCCAACGGGCTCGCCCGGCAACAATTTCGCCAGTTCTGCGCCGACACAATACACCGTGTCGTAGTACTGGCTGAAGACGATGCAGCCGTGCTCGAGCCAGGTCTTGCCCTCGGTGCGATGCTCTGTAAGGAAGTACCTGACCGCGGCGAGTTTCGGGTCGCGAGCTTCCGGACGCGACAATTCCTCGACAATCGTGCGCAGGTGTCCTGTTTCTTCAGGCGTAAGCGCACTGAGCGCCTCTTCGATCAGCTTCGTCTGTTCCTCGTCCTCAAGAACCTCGCGCCGCAGCATCTTTTTGGCCGTTGACCGGCCTGACGCGAAGCTCGAACAGATGCGTTGCAGGAGCAACGTCTTCATGAACCCGGCCGCCCTGGTACGCTTT includes:
- a CDS encoding ImmA/IrrE family metallo-endopeptidase, producing the protein MKIEDVPAYSIPRLEQIAKLLLEERWLGLTIPIDIDYIVEQEPDTILDYLPGLRTVHGVAGAVISHPQEARFTILVDREVADGNLSFYRFTVAEEFAHLKLHRKLLATVTSVEEVIQLHESERYHEIDRNAKWLASALLIPPGPGLEDAHRLYPEMVRRVGFTNPEAVKAYVVDRLSRKYLVSPQVMRIRLQCWPVDALKKIDTAVREELDFLE